The proteins below come from a single Tigriopus californicus strain San Diego chromosome 3, Tcal_SD_v2.1, whole genome shotgun sequence genomic window:
- the LOC131878306 gene encoding uncharacterized protein LOC131878306 isoform X3 encodes MASFKSDLDSFLISIPDQSYGQGPARETNSNSLIPSFMQNDYSYQGRVELVSNYMDDSHGQTHSLVWTKDNVDKERTQFREDRMRGSYGNAIVKILAENARNHLNISGSHVLVIGSQTPWLEAMLLEVGAKKVTTLEYVKIRSEVPEIDIITPMEMGKAFLAGELPEFDAVVTFSSIEHSGLGRYGDGLNPFADLITMARTWCVTKKGGRALVGVPTGPDQVLFNAAKVYGPLQYSHLFANWKQIHSTADYSKYSQQCRYCYQPVHIIEKQ; translated from the exons atggcatctttcaagtcagatttggacagcTTTTTGAtaagcattccagatcaatcctacgGTCAAGGGCCAGCCAGAGaaaccaactcaaattcattg ATTCCTTCGTTTATGCAAAACGATTACTCATACCAAGGGAGAGTGGAATTGGTCTCCAATTATATGGACGATTCCCACGGTCAAACCCACTCTTTAGTATGGACCAAAGACAATGTAGACAAAGAGCGAACCCAGTTCCGGGAGGATCGAATGAGAGGCAGTTATGGGAACGCTATCGTCAAAATTCTCGCCGAAAATGCTAGAAACCATTTGAACATCTCTGGAAGTCACGTGTTGGTGATTGGCTCTCAG ACCCCTTGGCTGGAGGCCATGTTGCTGGAAGTGGGCGCTAAGAAAGTGACCACTCTCGAGTACGTCAAAATACGCAGTGAAGTCCCGGAAATCGACATCATCACTCCCATGGAAATGGGCAAGGCATTTTTGGCCGGAGAGTTGCCCGAATTTGATGCTGTGGTCACTTTCTCTTCCATTGAACACAGTGGATTGGGTCGATACGGGGATGGGTTGAACCCTTTTGCTGATCTAATCACAATGGCCCGAACTTGGTGTGTGACCAAGAAAGGCGGGCGAGCGCTCGTGGGCGTGCCAACAGGCCCCGATCAAGTATTGTTCAATGCCGCCAAAGTGTACGGACCCCTTCAATATTCCCATCTCTTTGCCAATTGGAAGCAGATCCATTCGACTGCGGATTACTCTAAATACTCGCAACAATGCAGATACTGTTATCAACCGGTGCACATCATTGAGAAACAATAA
- the LOC131878306 gene encoding uncharacterized protein LOC131878306 isoform X1, translating to MKFVVCLLLVTCFRISNVLAEAINKDRDCKAKRFESRSINIEDIISFLKKRGQEIKNVCGDVCQTEEDVTKVVGKGKYYDQIEKSIDCQKLFENLHITDYESELFRPLKKIPSFMQNDYSYQGRVELVSNYMDDSHGQTHSLVWTKDNVDKERTQFREDRMRGSYGNAIVKILAENARNHLNISGSHVLVIGSQTPWLEAMLLEVGAKKVTTLEYVKIRSEVPEIDIITPMEMGKAFLAGELPEFDAVVTFSSIEHSGLGRYGDGLNPFADLITMARTWCVTKKGGRALVGVPTGPDQVLFNAAKVYGPLQYSHLFANWKQIHSTADYSKYSQQCRYCYQPVHIIEKQ from the exons ATGAAGTTCGTTGTGTGCCTCCTCCTGGTAACTTGTTTCAGAATATCAAATGTGTTGGCGGAAGCCATAAACAAAGACAGGGATTGTAAAGCCAAAAGATTTGAATCCAGGTCCATCAATATAGAGGATATTATAAGTTTCCTGAAGAAACGTGGccaagaaatcaaaaatgtttgtggtGACGTTTGTCAAACGGAAGAAGATGTCACGAAGGTTGTGGGGAAAGGCAAATACTATGACCAGATCGAGAAGTCTATTGATTGTCAAAAATTGTTTGAGAATCTTCATATCACGGATTATGAATCAGAACTGTTCAGACCCCTGAAAAAG ATTCCTTCGTTTATGCAAAACGATTACTCATACCAAGGGAGAGTGGAATTGGTCTCCAATTATATGGACGATTCCCACGGTCAAACCCACTCTTTAGTATGGACCAAAGACAATGTAGACAAAGAGCGAACCCAGTTCCGGGAGGATCGAATGAGAGGCAGTTATGGGAACGCTATCGTCAAAATTCTCGCCGAAAATGCTAGAAACCATTTGAACATCTCTGGAAGTCACGTGTTGGTGATTGGCTCTCAG ACCCCTTGGCTGGAGGCCATGTTGCTGGAAGTGGGCGCTAAGAAAGTGACCACTCTCGAGTACGTCAAAATACGCAGTGAAGTCCCGGAAATCGACATCATCACTCCCATGGAAATGGGCAAGGCATTTTTGGCCGGAGAGTTGCCCGAATTTGATGCTGTGGTCACTTTCTCTTCCATTGAACACAGTGGATTGGGTCGATACGGGGATGGGTTGAACCCTTTTGCTGATCTAATCACAATGGCCCGAACTTGGTGTGTGACCAAGAAAGGCGGGCGAGCGCTCGTGGGCGTGCCAACAGGCCCCGATCAAGTATTGTTCAATGCCGCCAAAGTGTACGGACCCCTTCAATATTCCCATCTCTTTGCCAATTGGAAGCAGATCCATTCGACTGCGGATTACTCTAAATACTCGCAACAATGCAGATACTGTTATCAACCGGTGCACATCATTGAGAAACAATAA
- the LOC131878301 gene encoding glycine--tRNA ligase-like isoform X2, with translation MSMNTWARARAGPGLRLHFLIRGGHRGRLAPSDTTAVTARALSAFYHPRPHQREIGLGLTFVSVRTTSSGSRGWGHKKFQPHQRASKVVSLREWLAMDPEVEALLAPLRALVKEQGDVVRELKTQKAPEMDVKKAVAELKVRKKTLEDKELELTPAEAFFDRAKMEDLLKRRFFYDQSFAIYGGVSGQYDFGPMGCALKGNLLNLWRSFFVMEEQMLEVDCTMLTPEPVLKASGHVDKFADLMVKDLKNGECFRLDHLIKAQLEKVKSEKKATAEVKARCDDIIVKLDNMGAPEMSAIMKEFSMKSPVTNNDLSEPMEFNLMFQTHIGPTGLMKGFLRPETAQGIFVNFKRLLEFNQGKLPFAAAQIGNAFRNEISPRSGLLRVREFTMAEIEHFCDPQDKSHPKFDDIRGTEICLYSAANQMEGKSVYKTTIGEAVDSSTVANHTIGYFMARIQQFLLKIGIDPKRLRFRQHMGNEMAHYACDCWDAEILTSYGWVECVGCADRSAFDLNQHYKATGVKLCAEKPLPEPVMENVVELITNKSALGKTFKKEAKLLTTHLANLDTAAVESIESSLNSTGQHSVEIDGQTFTLTKDMIVEVKRFQKKVFVEEIIPSVIEPSFGVGRIMYSLLEHSFRVRPDDEQRTYFSLPAWMAPIKCSVLPLSNNPDFIPLVKLLSKALTEAEVSHKVDDSSGSIGKRYARTDEVAVPFGICVDFDSLKTPHTVTVRERDSTLQVRMPVDDVPEVLRRMSQGKLLWDDVMKKYPKFEQQQSSQK, from the exons atgTCTATGAATACGTGGGCCAGAGCGAGAGCGGGACCGGGATTGAGATTGCACTTCCTCATACGTGGAGGACACCGTGGCCGGCTCGCACCATCGGACACGACAGCCGTAACCGCACGCGCCCTATCCGCCTTTTACCACCCTCGCCCTCATCAGCGGGAGATTGGCTTAGGATTGACATTCGTGAGCGTGCGCACGACGAGTAGTGGCAGCCGGGGCTGGGGTCATAAGAAGTTCCAGCCGCATCAACGGGCTAGTAAAGTCGTTAGCTTACGGGAGTGGCTAGCCATGGATCCGGAGGTGGAAGCGCTCTTGGCGCCCTTGCGGGCCTTGGTCAAGGAGCAGGGCGATGTGGTGCGAGAACTCAAGACCCAGAAGGCCCCCGAAATGGACGTCAAGAAGGCCGTGGCCGAGCTCAAGGTTCGCAAGAAGACCTTGGAGGACAAAGAACTCGAACTCAC TCCGGCCGAGGCATTTTTTGACCGGGCCAAGATGGAAGATTTACTAAAGCGTCGCTTCTTCTACGACCAATCGTTTGCCATCTACGGGGGCGTGTCCGGTCAGTACGATTTCGGCCCCATGGGTTGCGCCCTCAAGGGCAATCTGCTCAATTTGTGGCGCTCGTTTTTCGTCATGGAAGAGCAAATGCTGGAAGTGGACTGTACCATGCTCACCCCTGAGCCCGTTTTGAAGGCCTCGGGACACGTGGACAAGTTTGCCGACTTGATGGTCAAAGACCTGAAGAATGGCGAATGTTTCCGTCTCGATCACTTGATCAAGGCCCAATTGGAGAAG GTCAAGTCCGAGAAGAAGGCCACGGCCGAAGTCAAAGCTCGATGTGACGATATCATCGTCAAGTTGGACAACATGGGCGCTCCTGAGATGTCGGCCATCATGAAAGAGTTCAGCATGAAATCTCCCGTCACCAACAATGATCTGTCCGAGCCCATGGAGTTCAATCTCATGTTCCAAACGCATATCGGGCCCACGGGCCTCATGAAGGGCTTCCTCAGGCCCGAGACGGCCCAAGGCATCTTTGTGAACTTCAAGCGCCTTTTGGAGTTCAATCAGGGCAAACTGCCGTTTGCGGCTGCGCAAATTGGCAACGCATTTCGAAACGAGATCTCGCCGAGATCCGGATTGCTCCGTGTGCGAGAGTTCACCATGGCTGAAATCGAGCATTTCTGCGATCCCCAGGACAAGTCTCATCCGAAATTTGACGACATCCGTGGTACCGAGATCTGCCTGTACTCGGCAGCCAATCAAATGGAGGGCAAGTCCGTTTATAAAACCACCATCGGCGAGGCTGTTGACTCG AGCACTGTGGCCAACCACACCATTGGTTATTTCATGGCCAGGATCCAGCAATTCCTGCTGAAGATTGGGATCGACCCCAAGCGACTGCGCTTCCGCCAACACATGGGCAACGAGATGGCCCATTACGCTTGTGATTGTTGGGACGCCGAGATATTGACCTCCTACGGTTGGGTCGAGTGCGTGGGATGTGCTGATCGTTCAGCCTTTGATCTCAACCAACATTACAAGGCCACAG GGGTCAAGCTTTGTGCGGAGAAGCCCTTGCCTGAGCCGGTTATGGAGAACGTGGTCGAGTTGATCACCAATAAGTCGGCCTTGGGCAAGACCTTCAAGAAAGAGGCCAAACTGCTTACGACccatttggccaatttggacACTGCCGCCGTCGAGTCCATCGAGTCGAGTTTGAATAGCACAGGTCAGCACAGCGTGGAAATCGATGGCCAGACCTTTACCCTTACCAAAGACATGATCGTGGAGGTGAAACGCTTTCAAAAGAAGGTCTTCGTCGAGGAGATCATTCCCAGTGTGATCGAGCCCTCTTTCGGAGTGGGACGCATCATGTACTCGCTCCTGGAGCACAGCTTCCGAGTTCGTCCGGATGATGAGCAACGTACTTATTTCTCCCTGCCCGCCTGGATGGCGCCCATCAAGTGCTCCGTTTTGCCCCTGTCCAACAACCCGGACTTCATCCCGTTGGTAAAGTTGTTGTCCAAGGCCTTGACCGAGGCTGAAGTCTCGCATAAGGTGGATGACAGCTCTGGATCCATTGGCAAGAGATATGCCCGGACCGACGAAGTGGCCGTTCCATTCGGGATCTGTGTGGACTTTGACAGTCTCAAAACGCCCCACACGGTCACCGTGAGAGAGCGTGATAGTACCCTTCAAGTGAGGATGCCGGTGGACGACGTGCCTGAGGTCTTGCGACGCATGTCCCAAGGGAAATTGCTTTGGGATGACGTGATGAAAAAATACCCCAAGTTCGAGCAACAGCAAAGCTCCCAGAAGTAA
- the LOC131878306 gene encoding uncharacterized protein LOC131878306 isoform X2, producing the protein MSTTFFKPYFHKFPLNEYLFFAYDSLRHARYVCQFYTFSVPLSLFGVSRLPLCVLICLYHLVLLIPSFMQNDYSYQGRVELVSNYMDDSHGQTHSLVWTKDNVDKERTQFREDRMRGSYGNAIVKILAENARNHLNISGSHVLVIGSQTPWLEAMLLEVGAKKVTTLEYVKIRSEVPEIDIITPMEMGKAFLAGELPEFDAVVTFSSIEHSGLGRYGDGLNPFADLITMARTWCVTKKGGRALVGVPTGPDQVLFNAAKVYGPLQYSHLFANWKQIHSTADYSKYSQQCRYCYQPVHIIEKQ; encoded by the exons ATGTCGACGACATTCTTCAAGCcttattttcataaatttcCATTAAATGAATACCTATTCTTTGCGTATGACTCTTTGCGCCATGCGCGTTATGTTTGCCAATTTTATACGTTTAGCGTGCCGCTTTCCCTTTTTGGTGTGTCAAGACTACCTTTATGTGTGCTGATTTGCTTGTACCACCTTGTACTTTTG ATTCCTTCGTTTATGCAAAACGATTACTCATACCAAGGGAGAGTGGAATTGGTCTCCAATTATATGGACGATTCCCACGGTCAAACCCACTCTTTAGTATGGACCAAAGACAATGTAGACAAAGAGCGAACCCAGTTCCGGGAGGATCGAATGAGAGGCAGTTATGGGAACGCTATCGTCAAAATTCTCGCCGAAAATGCTAGAAACCATTTGAACATCTCTGGAAGTCACGTGTTGGTGATTGGCTCTCAG ACCCCTTGGCTGGAGGCCATGTTGCTGGAAGTGGGCGCTAAGAAAGTGACCACTCTCGAGTACGTCAAAATACGCAGTGAAGTCCCGGAAATCGACATCATCACTCCCATGGAAATGGGCAAGGCATTTTTGGCCGGAGAGTTGCCCGAATTTGATGCTGTGGTCACTTTCTCTTCCATTGAACACAGTGGATTGGGTCGATACGGGGATGGGTTGAACCCTTTTGCTGATCTAATCACAATGGCCCGAACTTGGTGTGTGACCAAGAAAGGCGGGCGAGCGCTCGTGGGCGTGCCAACAGGCCCCGATCAAGTATTGTTCAATGCCGCCAAAGTGTACGGACCCCTTCAATATTCCCATCTCTTTGCCAATTGGAAGCAGATCCATTCGACTGCGGATTACTCTAAATACTCGCAACAATGCAGATACTGTTATCAACCGGTGCACATCATTGAGAAACAATAA
- the LOC131878301 gene encoding glycine--tRNA ligase-like isoform X1: MSMNTWARARAGPGLRLHFLIRGGHRGRLAPSDTTAVTARALSAFYHPRPHQREIGLGLTFVSVRTTSSGSRGWGHKKFQPHQRASKVVSLREWLAMDPEVEALLAPLRALVKEQGDVVRELKTQKAPEMDVKKAVAELKVRKKTLEDKELELTPAEAFFDRAKMEDLLKRRFFYDQSFAIYGGVSGQYDFGPMGCALKGNLLNLWRSFFVMEEQMLEVDCTMLTPEPVLKASGHVDKFADLMVKDLKNGECFRLDHLIKAQLEKVKSEKKATAEVKARCDDIIVKLDNMGAPEMSAIMKEFSMKSPVTNNDLSEPMEFNLMFQTHIGPTGLMKGFLRPETAQGIFVNFKRLLEFNQGKLPFAAAQIGNAFRNEISPRSGLLRVREFTMAEIEHFCDPQDKSHPKFDDIRGTEICLYSAANQMEGKSVYKTTIGEAVDSDSNHFQTLSTLDDLYYFNKYLLHRPYIRDFAPSQWDNILSQHVSFTYPTIPSAMSNVTRWHTHLASFDPQERQSWPGNPTQSLDEIVTELFGSQSRPKSTVANHTIGYFMARIQQFLLKIGIDPKRLRFRQHMGNEMAHYACDCWDAEILTSYGWVECVGCADRSAFDLNQHYKATGVKLCAEKPLPEPVMENVVELITNKSALGKTFKKEAKLLTTHLANLDTAAVESIESSLNSTGQHSVEIDGQTFTLTKDMIVEVKRFQKKVFVEEIIPSVIEPSFGVGRIMYSLLEHSFRVRPDDEQRTYFSLPAWMAPIKCSVLPLSNNPDFIPLVKLLSKALTEAEVSHKVDDSSGSIGKRYARTDEVAVPFGICVDFDSLKTPHTVTVRERDSTLQVRMPVDDVPEVLRRMSQGKLLWDDVMKKYPKFEQQQSSQK, encoded by the exons atgTCTATGAATACGTGGGCCAGAGCGAGAGCGGGACCGGGATTGAGATTGCACTTCCTCATACGTGGAGGACACCGTGGCCGGCTCGCACCATCGGACACGACAGCCGTAACCGCACGCGCCCTATCCGCCTTTTACCACCCTCGCCCTCATCAGCGGGAGATTGGCTTAGGATTGACATTCGTGAGCGTGCGCACGACGAGTAGTGGCAGCCGGGGCTGGGGTCATAAGAAGTTCCAGCCGCATCAACGGGCTAGTAAAGTCGTTAGCTTACGGGAGTGGCTAGCCATGGATCCGGAGGTGGAAGCGCTCTTGGCGCCCTTGCGGGCCTTGGTCAAGGAGCAGGGCGATGTGGTGCGAGAACTCAAGACCCAGAAGGCCCCCGAAATGGACGTCAAGAAGGCCGTGGCCGAGCTCAAGGTTCGCAAGAAGACCTTGGAGGACAAAGAACTCGAACTCAC TCCGGCCGAGGCATTTTTTGACCGGGCCAAGATGGAAGATTTACTAAAGCGTCGCTTCTTCTACGACCAATCGTTTGCCATCTACGGGGGCGTGTCCGGTCAGTACGATTTCGGCCCCATGGGTTGCGCCCTCAAGGGCAATCTGCTCAATTTGTGGCGCTCGTTTTTCGTCATGGAAGAGCAAATGCTGGAAGTGGACTGTACCATGCTCACCCCTGAGCCCGTTTTGAAGGCCTCGGGACACGTGGACAAGTTTGCCGACTTGATGGTCAAAGACCTGAAGAATGGCGAATGTTTCCGTCTCGATCACTTGATCAAGGCCCAATTGGAGAAG GTCAAGTCCGAGAAGAAGGCCACGGCCGAAGTCAAAGCTCGATGTGACGATATCATCGTCAAGTTGGACAACATGGGCGCTCCTGAGATGTCGGCCATCATGAAAGAGTTCAGCATGAAATCTCCCGTCACCAACAATGATCTGTCCGAGCCCATGGAGTTCAATCTCATGTTCCAAACGCATATCGGGCCCACGGGCCTCATGAAGGGCTTCCTCAGGCCCGAGACGGCCCAAGGCATCTTTGTGAACTTCAAGCGCCTTTTGGAGTTCAATCAGGGCAAACTGCCGTTTGCGGCTGCGCAAATTGGCAACGCATTTCGAAACGAGATCTCGCCGAGATCCGGATTGCTCCGTGTGCGAGAGTTCACCATGGCTGAAATCGAGCATTTCTGCGATCCCCAGGACAAGTCTCATCCGAAATTTGACGACATCCGTGGTACCGAGATCTGCCTGTACTCGGCAGCCAATCAAATGGAGGGCAAGTCCGTTTATAAAACCACCATCGGCGAGGCTGTTGACTCG GattcaaaccatttccaaACTCTCTCTACTCTTGACGACCTTTACTACTTCAACAAATACCTCCTTCATCGGCCATATATCCGAGATTTTGCTCCTTCCCAATGGGACAACATCCTTTCCCAACACGTTAGCTTCACTTATCCAACGATTCCCAGTGCCATGTCTAATGTGACCCGATGGCACACCCATTTGGCCAGCTTTGATCCACAAGAACGTCAATCCTGGCCGGGCAATCCAACCCAAAGCTTGGACGAGATAGTCACGGAGCTTTTCGGGTCTCAATCTCGACCCAag AGCACTGTGGCCAACCACACCATTGGTTATTTCATGGCCAGGATCCAGCAATTCCTGCTGAAGATTGGGATCGACCCCAAGCGACTGCGCTTCCGCCAACACATGGGCAACGAGATGGCCCATTACGCTTGTGATTGTTGGGACGCCGAGATATTGACCTCCTACGGTTGGGTCGAGTGCGTGGGATGTGCTGATCGTTCAGCCTTTGATCTCAACCAACATTACAAGGCCACAG GGGTCAAGCTTTGTGCGGAGAAGCCCTTGCCTGAGCCGGTTATGGAGAACGTGGTCGAGTTGATCACCAATAAGTCGGCCTTGGGCAAGACCTTCAAGAAAGAGGCCAAACTGCTTACGACccatttggccaatttggacACTGCCGCCGTCGAGTCCATCGAGTCGAGTTTGAATAGCACAGGTCAGCACAGCGTGGAAATCGATGGCCAGACCTTTACCCTTACCAAAGACATGATCGTGGAGGTGAAACGCTTTCAAAAGAAGGTCTTCGTCGAGGAGATCATTCCCAGTGTGATCGAGCCCTCTTTCGGAGTGGGACGCATCATGTACTCGCTCCTGGAGCACAGCTTCCGAGTTCGTCCGGATGATGAGCAACGTACTTATTTCTCCCTGCCCGCCTGGATGGCGCCCATCAAGTGCTCCGTTTTGCCCCTGTCCAACAACCCGGACTTCATCCCGTTGGTAAAGTTGTTGTCCAAGGCCTTGACCGAGGCTGAAGTCTCGCATAAGGTGGATGACAGCTCTGGATCCATTGGCAAGAGATATGCCCGGACCGACGAAGTGGCCGTTCCATTCGGGATCTGTGTGGACTTTGACAGTCTCAAAACGCCCCACACGGTCACCGTGAGAGAGCGTGATAGTACCCTTCAAGTGAGGATGCCGGTGGACGACGTGCCTGAGGTCTTGCGACGCATGTCCCAAGGGAAATTGCTTTGGGATGACGTGATGAAAAAATACCCCAAGTTCGAGCAACAGCAAAGCTCCCAGAAGTAA
- the LOC131878305 gene encoding actin-binding protein WASF2-like — translation MPLYLRRIEPTSVGRKLVLPENVEVDPLMDSHEQACNRMLVNIIRQLSSLSHHSKTVFGPLTVEGDLLVQRIGCLTKRVETIQKKVEDTEKNPSFLSEFGANRPDDLINHIQFSGKEEAWHSAVTLENNFFSAQSRPKAVEDLYKQCEPIPRLCDLQHFRDDAKDCIKFYSDPKMFFEVWSQQKFEEFTKEKMERQRNRKTRKEGSKIGRRNIKIRKIEIRAEEIRRKEALAGNITINDPPKDLESSNQVPDYETEHIYESVDAADGKIAKKSKKSMKKRSIRISEPIAIDMGLKQNAIPISEMEASNRESLFFPPPPEELLNEDLPTPSLDFVDLPPPPPGLDDDSFEENEPIAIPTVQSLGISDPAPPPPPPPPPPPSAPLNSNLNTPMAPPLPNGSSLRLPPSNKEKSGSCQSLLLQQIQEGKQLKKVIPVSTPVDERTDLLQQIRQGKQLRKVKIDEAKEKKDPQRAPQTVGEILALVIDQRFEAFHASDESDSEFGDADSLFEENDFD, via the exons ATGCCTCTGTATTTAAGGCGAATCGAACCCACGTCAGTGGGCAGGAAGCTGGTCCTCCCTGAAAATGTGGAAGTGGATCCTTTGATGGATTCACATGAACAGGCGTGCAATCGGATGCTAGTCAACATCATCCGCCAACTCTCTAGTCTCAGCCACCATTCCAAGACCGTATTTG GCCCATTGACGGTCGAGGGTGATCTATTGGTTCAGAGAATAGGCTGTCTGACCAAACGAGTGGAGACTATTCAAAAGAAGGTTGAG GAcactgaaaaaaatccttcgtTTTTGTCGGAGTTCGGGGCCAACAGGCCTGATGACTTGATCAATCACATTCAATTCTCCGGAAAAGAAGAGGCATGGCATTCGGCGGTTACATTAGAAAATAACTTCTTTTCTGCTCAGTCCCGTCCAAAGGCGGTTGAGGATTTGTACAAGCAATGCGAGCCGATTCCGAGACTCTGCGATCTCCAGCATTTTCG GGATGACGCCAAGGATTGCATCAAGTTctattccgatccaaagatgTTCTTTGAAGTTTGGTCGCAACAAAAGTTCGAGGAGTTCACCAAAGAGAAAATGGAACGTCAAAGGAACAGGAAAACTCGCAAGGAAGGCTCCAAAATCGGGCGGAGAAAcatcaaaataagaaaaattgaGATCAGAGCC GAAGAAATTCGAAGAAAAGAGGCCTTGGCAGGAAATATCACCATCAATGACCCTCCAAAGGATCTTGAGTCCTCCAATCAAGTGCCTGACTATGAAACGGAGCATATTTATGAATCGGTGGACGCGGCAGACGGGAAAATTgcgaaaaagagcaagaaatcaATGAAGAAGAGATCGATAAGAATATCCGAACCCATCGCAATTGACATGGggttgaaacaaaatgcaattccTATATCTGAAATGGAAGCTTCCAATAGAGAGAGCCTTTTCTTCCCACCTCCTCCGGAAGAACTTTTGAACGAGGATCTTCCCACGCCTAGTCTGGACTTCGTAGACttgcctcctcctccacctggACTAGACGATGATAGCTTTGAGGAAAATGAACCCATAGCAATTCCAACGGTTCAGAGTCTCGGCATTTCTGACCCAGCGCCCCCGCCTCCTCCGCCGCCGCCTCCTCCACCTTCAGCACCTCTTAATTCTAATTTGAACACGCCCATGGCACCTCCTTTACCAAACGGTTCTTCTTTGAGATTGCCTCCCAGCAATAAGGAAAAATCAGGCTCTTGTCAAAGTTTGCTTTTGCAGCAAATTCAAGAGGGCAAACAATTAAAGAAG GTAATACCTGTATCAACGCCTGTTGATGAGAGAACTGACCTATTGCAACAAATTCGCCAAGGCAAGCAACTTCGCAAG GTCAAAATTGACGAGgccaaggagaaaaaagaccCGCAACGGGCTCCGCAGACCGTGGGCGAAATTTTAGCCTTGGTGATTGATCAAAGGTTTGAGGCTTTTCACGCATCCGAC